The following proteins are encoded in a genomic region of Enterocloster clostridioformis:
- a CDS encoding SDR family NAD(P)-dependent oxidoreductase produces MKQFYPNRFKDKVIILTGAARGIGEATAIRAAKEGAKLVLADRLKEEGERVLNAVRAEGGTAIFLNLDLSAEEHAEQMVDAAVKTYGHLDIAINNAGVKGNPSPLHELEQEQMDYTMANNFYSVFFCCKHEIREFMKEGNGGVIVNNASIAGLTGLPGNPAYVASKHAVNGLTKNLALDYARYGIRINSVNPAGTTTPMVAEAYEYVKNHREAAIKAGMDPAKAQSMAGQKLTSMLEREATAEEQAASILFLVSDDATHMTGATVQTDGGWTSF; encoded by the coding sequence ATGAAACAATTTTATCCCAACCGTTTTAAAGATAAGGTAATCATTCTGACTGGCGCGGCCAGGGGTATCGGTGAGGCCACAGCCATCCGGGCGGCGAAGGAAGGAGCGAAGCTGGTGCTGGCTGACCGGCTGAAGGAGGAGGGAGAGCGTGTACTCAATGCTGTCAGGGCAGAAGGAGGCACAGCCATTTTCCTGAATCTGGATCTGTCCGCGGAGGAGCATGCAGAACAGATGGTGGATGCGGCAGTGAAGACTTATGGACATCTGGACATTGCCATTAACAACGCGGGCGTCAAGGGAAATCCCAGTCCGCTCCATGAGTTAGAGCAGGAGCAGATGGACTACACCATGGCGAACAACTTTTATTCCGTATTTTTCTGCTGCAAGCACGAAATCAGGGAATTCATGAAGGAAGGGAATGGGGGCGTCATTGTCAACAATGCATCCATTGCCGGGCTCACAGGCCTTCCGGGCAATCCTGCCTATGTGGCGTCCAAACATGCGGTCAACGGACTGACTAAGAACCTGGCCCTTGATTACGCCAGATACGGAATCCGCATAAACTCAGTCAATCCCGCAGGCACCACCACGCCCATGGTAGCCGAGGCATATGAATATGTGAAGAACCATAGAGAGGCAGCCATCAAAGCTGGTATGGACCCTGCAAAGGCCCAGTCCATGGCCGGACAGAAGCTCACCTCCATGCTGGAACGGGAGGCCACGGCAGAGGAGCAGGCGGCATCCATCCTGTTTTTGGTATCAGATGACGCCACCCACATGACAGGGGCCACGGTACAGACAGACGGAGGATGGACGTCCTTTTAG